Proteins co-encoded in one Epinephelus moara isolate mb chromosome 13, YSFRI_EMoa_1.0, whole genome shotgun sequence genomic window:
- the oat gene encoding ornithine aminotransferase, mitochondrial — MKAMILQLSRNLSRAAPILSRSVHSGTRPASTAASKLTSDRHLSSEEIYAREDKYGAHNYHPLPVALERGEGIYVWDVEGTRYYDFLSAYSAVNQGHCHPKIIAALSAQASKLCLTSRAFYNNVLGAYEEYITALFGYDKVLPMNTGVEGCETACKLARKWAYNVKGVPKNQAKIIFAEGNFWGRTMAAISSSTDPSSYEGFGPYMPGFELVPYNDIPALEKALQDPNVAAFMVEPIQGEAGVVVPDQGYLTKVRELCTKHNVLWIADEVQTGLARTGRRLAVDHEEVRPDIVVLGKALSGGVYPVSAVLCDDEIMLTIKPGEHGSTYGGNPVACQVAITALQVLEEEKLAENAQRMGELLRSELNKLPKDIVTTVRGKGLLNAVVIKETKDYNAWEVCLRLRDNGLLAKPTHGDIIRLAPPLIIKEDELRECVDIIQRTILSF, encoded by the exons ATGAAGGCAATGATTCTCCAGCTCAGCCGCAACCTGAGCCGCGCTGCCCCCATTCTCAGTCGCAGTGTTCACTCTGGCACACGTCCCGCCTCCACTGCTGCCTCCAAACTGACGTCTGACCGTCACCTCTCCTCGGAGGAAATCTACGCCCGAGAGGACAAGTATGGAGCGCACAACTACCACCCCCTGCCAGTGGCCTTAGAGAGGGGAGAGG GTATCTATGTTTGGGATGTGGAGGGCACCCGGTATTACGACTTCCTGAGTGCGTACAGTGCAGTAAACCAGGGTCACTGCCACCCAAAGATCATAGCTGCACTCAGTGCCCAGGCCTCCAAACTCTGCCTGACTTCCAGAGCGTTCTACAACAATGTACTGGGAGCCTATGAGGAGTACATCACGGCCTTGTTCGGCTATGACAAAGTCTTACCCATGAATACAG GCGTCGAAGGTTGCGAGACAGCCTGCAAGCTTGCCCGCAAGTGGGCTTACAATGTAAAGGGAGTCCCCAAAAACCAGGCCAAAATCATTTTTGCAG AGGGAAACTTCTGGGGCCGCACCATGGCAGCCATCTCCAGCTCAACAGACCCCAGCAGTTACGAAGGTTTTGGTCCCTACATGCCAGGCTTTGAGCTTGTCCCATACAACGACATTCCTGCACTGGAG AAAGCTCTCCAGGACCCAAATGTTGCTGCTTTCATGGTGGAGCCCATCCAGGGTGAGGCAGGGGTGGTGGTGCCAGACCAGGGCTACCTGACTAAAGTCAGAGAACTCTGCACCAAACACAAT GTGTTGTGGATCGCTGATGAGGTGCAGACAGGTTTGGCAAGAACCGGCCGGCGTCTGGCTGTGGACCACGAGGAAGTCCGTCCAGATATCGTTGTTCTGGGCAAAGCTCTCTCTGGGGGAGTTTACCCT GTATCTGCTGTGCTGTGTGACGATGAGATAATGCTGACAATCAAGCCTGGAGAACACGGGTCAACATATGGAGGTAACCCTGTGGCCTGTCAGGTCGCCATCACTGCACTTCAG gtgctggaggaggagaagctggCAGAGAATGCTCAAAGGATGGGAGAGCTGCTGCGGAGCGAGCTGAATAAACTGCCCAAAGACATCGTGACAACAGTCAGAGGGAAAGGCCTCCTCAACGCAGTCGTCATCAAAGAGACCAAAG ACTACAACGCCTGGGAGGTGTGCTTACGCCTTCGTGACAACGGACTACTGGCCAAGCCCACCCACGGTGACATCATCCGCCTGGCCCCTCCCCTCATCATCAAAGAGGACGAGCTGCGCGAGTGTGTCGACATCATCCAGAGAACCATCTTGTCCTTCTAA
- the LOC126399880 gene encoding putative nuclease HARBI1 yields MDALALLEDHANGRIRLERVFRDREDFLAHDDDWLISRFRLPRALLLDLIAELSPILERPTHRNRAIPAHIKVLTALGFLATGSFQRELSDRSGISQPSLSAALPAVLDGIIQMTSRYIRFPYTVVEQANSKRQFAAMSGFPNVIGAIDCTHIAIRAPSENEFVYVNRKNVHTINVQIICDPSMVLTNLVARWPGSTHDSFILAHSGVGNRLQAGAGRDGWLLGDSGYPLRRWLLTPFPNPQSAEERRFNIAHGRARSVVERAIGLLKNRWRCLDASGGRLLYHPRKVCKIIRACGVLHNLALRDAIPLPPDLPPPQHVDPDPQPPPRHEEHQHGARLREEVMRRV; encoded by the exons ATGGATGCACTTGCACTTCTCGAAGACCATGCCAATGGACGGATCCGACTGGAGAGGGTATTCCGAGATCGGGAAGATTTCCTGGCTCATGATGATGACTGGCTAATAAGCCGTTTCAGACTACCTAGAGCCTTGCTCTTGGATCTGATTGCTGAATTGAGTCCAATTTTAGAGCGACCAACCCACCGGAACCGCGCCATACCGGCACACATTAAAGTGCTGACAGCGTTGGGTTTCCTAGCAACGGGCTCGTTCCAGAGGGAATTATCCGACAG GTCTGGGATATCACAGCCATCCCTCAGTGCTGCACTGCCAGCTGTTTTGGATGGGATAATCCAAATGACCAGTCGCTACATCAGGTTTCCCTACACTGTTGTTGAACAGGCCAACAGCAAAAGGCAATTTGCAGCAATGTCCGGTTTCCCTAATGTAATCGGCGCAATTGACTGCACCCACATTGCTATAAGAGCCCCCAGCGAGAACGAATTTGTATATGTGAACCGAAAAAATGTGCACACcataaatgtacaaataattTGTGACCCCTCAATGGTGTTGACAAATTTAGTGGCACGGTGGCCTGGTTCAACacatgattcattcattttggcGCACAGCGGTGTAGGGAACAGACTGCAGGCAGGTGCTGGTCGTGATGGTTGGCTCCTCG GTGACAGCGGCTACCCACTGAGGCGGTGGCTCCTCACACCATTTCCAAACCCGCAGAGTGCGGAGGAACGGCGCTTCAACATAGCGCATGGCCGTGCACGTTCCGTTGTGGAGCGCGCCATCGGCCTGCTAAAAAATAGATGGAGGTGCTTAGATGCCTCAGGTGGCAGGCTGCTCTACCACCCCAGAAAAGTGTGCAAAATTATAAGAGCGTGTGGAGTACTGCACAATTTGGCACTGAGGGATGCAATCCCTCTCCCACCTGACCTCCCCCCCCCGCAACACGTAGACCCCGACCCACAGCCACCTCCCCGACATGAGGAACATCAGCATGGAGCAAGGCTACGTGAGGAAGTGATGCGGCGTGTGTAA